One part of the Phycisphaerae bacterium genome encodes these proteins:
- a CDS encoding metal ABC transporter ATP-binding protein: MSEQKPHTPPARNSLTRKTIAPHEDHDLAAPVSIHDMTVAYHRKPVLWDIDYAAPRGQLIGIVGPNGAGKSTLIRACLDLIPKTSGSVLFYGSQYRRARHTLGYVPQRESIDWDFPASALDIVTMGRYGRIPWCMPPRRRDREIALHALEQVGMADFARRQISKLSGGQQQRVFLARALAQDAETYFMDEPFAGVDAATESAIVGILRELKSRGRTVIAVHHDLHTVPEYFDHVMFLNMRIVACGPTSEVFTQENLQKTYGGRLTLLVEAAEAVARGGKVK, translated from the coding sequence ATGTCTGAACAAAAACCCCACACCCCGCCGGCGAGAAATTCCCTGACAAGAAAGACGATCGCTCCGCACGAAGATCACGATCTCGCGGCCCCGGTTTCGATTCATGACATGACTGTGGCATATCATCGCAAACCGGTGCTATGGGACATCGATTACGCCGCTCCACGGGGCCAGCTCATCGGCATCGTCGGTCCAAACGGTGCGGGAAAAAGTACGCTCATTCGTGCGTGCCTCGATCTCATTCCGAAAACATCCGGAAGTGTCTTATTCTACGGCAGCCAATATCGGCGGGCGCGGCACACGTTAGGCTACGTCCCGCAAAGAGAAAGCATCGATTGGGATTTTCCTGCCAGCGCGCTGGATATCGTGACCATGGGCCGCTACGGCCGAATTCCATGGTGTATGCCGCCGCGAAGGAGGGACAGGGAAATCGCACTGCATGCGCTTGAACAGGTGGGAATGGCCGATTTCGCGCGACGCCAGATCAGCAAACTCTCCGGCGGACAGCAACAGCGTGTCTTCCTGGCAAGGGCACTCGCGCAGGATGCGGAGACCTACTTTATGGATGAGCCATTCGCGGGAGTGGATGCCGCGACGGAGTCCGCAATTGTCGGCATCCTCCGGGAACTCAAGTCCCGCGGCCGAACCGTCATCGCCGTTCATCATGATCTTCATACCGTCCCCGAGTATTTCGATCATGTGATGTTCCTCAACATGCGCATTGTCGCCTGCGGTCCGACGAGCGAGGTTTTCACGCAGGAGAATCTGCAGAAAACCTATGGCGGGCGGCTGACTTTGCTTGTCGAAGCGGCGGAAGCGGTTGCCCGTGGCGGCAAGGTCAAGTGA
- a CDS encoding metal ABC transporter permease — translation MSAASEPDHGHQSRSATNDRPASVSNSRWPTWPDYLRALTLQDYNTRIVVIGTTLLGAAAGVIGTFAYLRKRAMVGDALSHSTLPGIAVAFLITESKSLGALLLGAAVSGALGVFCVIGLGRFRRIKVDAAIGIVLSVFFGMGMVLMTIIQKMQTGNQAGLDRFIYGKSAGMILSDALLIGAAAVGVALGSVLFFKEFRLVCFDADFGASLGRSPLVIDALMMTLVVVTTVVGLQAVGLILVVALLIIPAASARFWTDNLRRMTVLAALFGAVSCWIGATFSALVSNVPTGAVIVVCAGFVFFLSMLFAPLRGLAAELFRQATLRRRIAYQNLMRAMAEREEQDGTGAASTFNELLLKRSWTASTLKSLLRRGQRLQEVAKLSFDRYALTRPGRLKADRVLRNHRLWEAYLIRHADIAPSHVDRDADMIEHILSPELVRELESTLSAGGEIPPSPHGEVVRQP, via the coding sequence ATCTCCGCCGCATCGGAACCTGACCACGGCCACCAATCACGCAGCGCGACGAACGACCGCCCGGCGTCCGTTTCCAACTCTCGCTGGCCGACGTGGCCTGACTATCTCCGGGCCCTGACACTCCAGGATTACAACACGCGGATTGTTGTCATCGGCACGACACTGCTCGGCGCTGCCGCAGGTGTGATCGGCACCTTCGCTTACCTTCGCAAACGAGCCATGGTTGGTGACGCACTCAGCCATTCCACTTTGCCGGGCATTGCCGTTGCCTTCCTCATCACCGAGTCTAAGTCGCTCGGCGCCCTGCTGCTCGGAGCAGCCGTAAGCGGCGCCCTCGGTGTCTTCTGCGTGATTGGTCTTGGCCGTTTTCGCCGAATCAAGGTCGATGCGGCGATTGGCATCGTCCTGAGCGTCTTCTTCGGCATGGGCATGGTCCTGATGACAATCATCCAGAAGATGCAGACCGGCAACCAGGCCGGTCTTGACCGGTTCATATACGGAAAGTCCGCAGGCATGATTCTCAGCGACGCGCTCCTGATCGGCGCCGCGGCCGTCGGCGTCGCGCTCGGTAGCGTCCTGTTCTTTAAGGAATTCAGACTAGTCTGCTTCGATGCCGACTTCGGCGCATCGCTCGGCCGATCCCCGCTTGTGATCGATGCGTTGATGATGACACTTGTGGTCGTCACGACTGTTGTCGGCCTTCAAGCCGTCGGACTGATACTCGTCGTCGCCCTGCTCATTATTCCCGCCGCCTCGGCCCGATTCTGGACGGACAATCTGCGGCGAATGACCGTCCTGGCGGCGCTTTTCGGCGCGGTCAGCTGCTGGATCGGAGCGACCTTCAGCGCCCTGGTTTCAAACGTGCCGACCGGTGCGGTCATCGTTGTTTGCGCAGGCTTCGTGTTCTTCCTGAGCATGTTATTCGCGCCGCTCCGCGGCCTCGCTGCCGAACTCTTTCGACAAGCCACGCTTCGGCGAAGAATCGCCTACCAGAATCTCATGCGTGCGATGGCAGAACGAGAGGAACAGGACGGCACGGGCGCGGCATCCACATTCAATGAACTCTTGCTCAAACGCAGTTGGACCGCGTCCACGCTGAAAAGCCTGCTTCGCCGCGGCCAACGGCTTCAGGAAGTCGCGAAACTGTCTTTCGACCGATACGCCCTGACCAGGCCCGGGCGGCTCAAGGCTGACCGCGTACTCCGAAATCACCGACTCTGGGAAGCCTACCTCATACGTCACGCAGACATCGCGCCGTCACATGTCGATCGCGACGCAGACATGATTGAGCATATTCTCTCGCCGGAATTGGTGCGAGAACTCGAGAGCACTCTATCCGCCGGTGGTGAGATTCCGCCGTCTCCGCATGGAGAGGTCGTGCGCCAGCCATGA
- a CDS encoding transposase — MSSRNRFSTEQIIHKLREAEVELAKGRTVAEVCKQIGVTDQTYYRWRKEYGALKMDQAKRLKELERENSRLKKVVADLSLDNAILKEAANPNF; from the coding sequence ATGAGTTCACGGAATCGATTTTCGACGGAGCAGATCATTCACAAGCTGCGTGAGGCGGAGGTGGAGTTGGCCAAGGGCCGGACGGTGGCGGAGGTCTGCAAGCAGATCGGGGTTACGGACCAGACGTACTATCGATGGCGCAAGGAGTACGGCGCGCTGAAGATGGATCAGGCGAAACGCCTGAAGGAACTCGAGCGTGAGAACAGCCGGCTGAAGAAGGTGGTGGCCGACCTGTCGCTGGACAATGCGATCTTGAAAGAGGCCGCCAACCCAAACTTCTGA
- the mntR gene encoding manganese-binding transcriptional regulator MntR has protein sequence MPTTLRRKKSTAPTRSALSTVDGHRRTRSDHAREIAEDYVELIDDLIRERGEARAVDVATHLGVTQVTVTKTINRLKREGLVTSKPYRSIFLTNEGKALADFTRERHRTVLDFLIALGVPRADAEIDAEGIEHHLSPRTLEAMRRYSRKPKSSP, from the coding sequence ATGCCCACGACCTTACGTCGCAAGAAATCCACAGCACCCACTCGTTCGGCACTCTCCACGGTGGATGGGCATCGCCGAACGCGATCCGACCACGCCCGCGAGATCGCAGAGGACTATGTGGAGTTGATCGACGACCTCATTCGGGAGCGGGGCGAGGCTCGGGCGGTTGATGTGGCCACGCATCTTGGCGTTACCCAGGTCACAGTGACCAAGACTATCAATCGCCTGAAGCGTGAAGGGCTGGTGACTTCAAAGCCGTATCGCTCCATTTTTCTTACGAACGAAGGCAAGGCTCTCGCGGACTTCACCCGTGAACGACACCGAACGGTGCTGGACTTCCTCATTGCACTGGGTGTGCCCCGCGCCGATGCGGAAATCGACGCGGAGGGTATCGAACACCACCTCAGTCCGCGGACGCTTGAGGCCATGCGGCGGTATTCGCGAAAGCCCAAAAGTTCACCGTAG
- a CDS encoding cyanophycinase: MKKLQLVQFASNRASITNWIAVTAMVVTLAATRPAHAGGYICAEGGGGLDKGRWADDVFAWMLGHGGERRVVVVGYHADADETVERVFLKHGATSVRHLTIPSREVADLKDTAEAILSSDIIWLRGGDQSRYVFNWRGTATERAIRTVYDRGGVIGGTSAGAAVLGEAIFDALNGSLASHEALSDPFHPLVTLTTGFLSLTPGVLFDTHFTERGRIGRLAVMLARRFEDAQQDLIGVGLDYRTAFCVYPDLTAEVLGEGAVTILHRTGESRQLILRRRPPIITDLSWSSLIHRQRYDLRTRRIIQENDTTPENPPTEQAPAARSAFSVCTLDGGTEEDAGKGKWIVQDGGNKRALFEGSVKAASGTGEIGDSVIVTRTWRGDGHIENRAGGAVWILADKKAHLALLIGDGMQVDADPTGILAFRTTRDDAPSAILHCTRDARATASTTARSRQVAAISDGRLHILGNETFYNHAKHRVVIGRRLADLNADDELDRADLELFADIVSGAPCAQWQRQSIDANGDHRVDVNDVAPFIDQLLKIFEVW; this comes from the coding sequence ATGAAGAAACTTCAACTTGTGCAATTCGCCTCGAATCGCGCCTCAATCACAAACTGGATCGCGGTCACTGCCATGGTGGTGACGCTTGCGGCGACACGGCCGGCTCACGCTGGCGGTTACATTTGCGCCGAGGGGGGCGGCGGACTTGACAAAGGGCGATGGGCCGACGACGTATTCGCGTGGATGCTCGGACATGGTGGAGAACGCCGCGTCGTCGTGGTCGGGTATCATGCCGATGCCGACGAAACCGTCGAACGCGTGTTCCTGAAGCACGGAGCCACAAGCGTCCGACATCTCACTATCCCGAGCCGTGAGGTCGCGGACTTAAAGGATACCGCCGAAGCAATTCTCTCATCGGACATCATCTGGCTTCGCGGCGGCGACCAATCAAGATATGTCTTCAACTGGCGCGGCACCGCAACCGAACGCGCAATCCGAACCGTTTACGATCGGGGCGGAGTCATTGGCGGCACCAGTGCCGGCGCAGCCGTACTCGGCGAAGCCATCTTCGATGCGCTGAATGGATCGCTTGCGTCACACGAAGCGCTGAGCGATCCGTTTCATCCGCTCGTGACTTTGACGACCGGTTTCCTAAGCCTCACGCCCGGAGTGCTATTCGACACGCACTTCACCGAACGCGGGCGAATCGGGCGACTGGCAGTCATGCTGGCGCGGCGATTTGAAGATGCCCAGCAGGACCTCATTGGCGTCGGGCTCGACTATCGAACTGCCTTTTGCGTTTACCCCGACCTGACGGCTGAAGTGCTCGGCGAGGGGGCTGTGACGATTCTGCATCGGACCGGCGAATCCCGGCAACTCATCCTGCGCAGGCGTCCGCCGATCATCACCGATCTGTCGTGGTCCTCGCTGATTCACCGCCAGCGATACGACCTGCGAACACGCCGGATCATTCAGGAGAACGATACCACACCGGAAAACCCACCCACGGAGCAAGCGCCGGCGGCGCGATCCGCATTCTCAGTCTGCACGCTGGACGGCGGCACCGAAGAGGACGCAGGCAAGGGCAAATGGATCGTCCAGGACGGCGGGAACAAGCGCGCCCTCTTCGAGGGTTCCGTGAAAGCGGCGAGCGGAACCGGAGAGATCGGCGATTCGGTGATCGTGACCCGGACATGGCGAGGCGACGGACATATCGAAAACCGTGCCGGCGGCGCCGTGTGGATCTTGGCGGATAAGAAAGCCCATCTTGCATTGCTCATCGGTGATGGAATGCAGGTCGATGCGGATCCGACCGGCATCCTCGCCTTTCGGACAACGCGCGATGACGCGCCGTCAGCCATACTGCACTGCACACGGGACGCGCGGGCCACCGCATCGACCACCGCCCGATCACGACAGGTCGCCGCGATCTCCGATGGTCGCTTGCATATTCTCGGTAATGAGACGTTTTACAATCACGCAAAGCATCGAGTGGTCATCGGTCGGCGATTGGCCGACCTGAATGCCGACGATGAGTTGGACCGCGCAGACCTCGAACTGTTTGCCGACATTGTTTCCGGCGCCCCCTGCGCGCAGTGGCAGCGCCAGTCCATTGACGCCAATGGCGACCATCGGGTCGATGTGAATGACGTCGCCCCCTTTATCGATCAGCTGTTGAAAATCTTCGAGGTTTGGTAA
- a CDS encoding metal ABC transporter permease, which produces MNSWNWTSDGWVMAVAVMSAVSCALPGCYLVLRRMSLMGDAISHAVLPGLAIAFLWSQSRSPLPMFIGAVLVGTLTALLTQAVSRSGKVEEGAAMGVIFSVFFALGLILIRQAADQVDLDPSCVLYGNIENIGLEATVFGAPIAARNLAIVLTMNVLFIALFYKELRICAFDPALATTLGINANIMHYALMILVALTTVANFESVGSILVIAMLIIPPVCAHLLTDRLGLMIVLSVVIAGATGILGRVFVVFGPGWIGADFDTNTAALMAVIAGGFLLLALLFAPEHGLIAATAHRYAVERQIIREDILGLLFRWNEMGNRDDQPMSTPNVLDAIGRSGATRKAIGSLLRRGDIERTTLAPNAAGAIHEGLRLTPRGLERATQLIRGHRLWEAYLEKHFELPRDHLHMPAERVEHYLTPMMRDQLAEDLTAPDKDPHGREIPD; this is translated from the coding sequence ATGAACAGTTGGAACTGGACCAGCGACGGTTGGGTCATGGCGGTGGCAGTCATGAGCGCCGTATCCTGCGCGCTGCCCGGGTGCTACCTTGTTCTGCGGCGCATGTCCCTCATGGGCGATGCAATCTCACACGCTGTCCTGCCCGGACTCGCGATTGCGTTTCTCTGGTCGCAAAGCCGCTCGCCCCTGCCGATGTTCATTGGAGCAGTCTTGGTCGGAACGCTCACCGCCCTGCTCACTCAGGCGGTCAGTCGATCAGGCAAGGTTGAAGAAGGCGCGGCCATGGGCGTCATTTTCAGCGTGTTCTTTGCTCTCGGTCTCATCCTCATCAGGCAGGCGGCAGACCAGGTCGATCTCGACCCTTCCTGCGTGCTCTACGGCAACATTGAGAACATCGGATTGGAGGCGACCGTATTCGGCGCACCGATTGCCGCACGCAACCTCGCGATCGTCTTGACGATGAATGTGCTTTTTATCGCGCTTTTTTACAAGGAACTGAGAATCTGTGCCTTCGATCCCGCACTGGCAACGACGCTCGGTATCAACGCAAACATCATGCATTACGCGCTGATGATCCTTGTCGCCCTAACAACCGTCGCAAACTTTGAATCGGTCGGTTCGATACTTGTCATCGCCATGCTGATCATTCCACCGGTGTGCGCCCACCTGCTCACTGATCGACTGGGACTCATGATCGTGCTCAGCGTGGTGATTGCCGGCGCAACCGGCATACTGGGTCGTGTTTTTGTTGTGTTCGGCCCCGGATGGATCGGCGCCGACTTTGATACGAATACCGCCGCCTTGATGGCGGTGATCGCCGGTGGATTCCTTTTGCTCGCTCTGCTTTTTGCGCCGGAGCATGGCCTGATCGCAGCCACGGCCCATCGATATGCCGTCGAGCGCCAGATCATCCGCGAGGACATTCTCGGGCTTCTGTTCCGATGGAACGAGATGGGCAACCGCGACGATCAGCCGATGAGCACGCCGAACGTGCTTGATGCGATCGGACGCTCTGGCGCGACTCGAAAAGCAATCGGGTCCCTGCTTCGGCGAGGCGACATTGAACGCACAACTCTGGCGCCGAACGCCGCCGGCGCGATCCATGAAGGTCTTCGACTGACGCCACGCGGACTGGAGCGCGCAACGCAGCTCATTCGCGGCCATCGACTGTGGGAAGCCTACCTTGAAAAGCACTTCGAATTGCCCAGGGATCATCTCCACATGCCCGCGGAGCGCGTTGAGCATTACCTCACACCAATGATGCGAGATCAGCTTGCAGAGGATCTCACCGCGCCGGATAAAGATCCTCACGGACGCGAAATCCCGGACTGA
- a CDS encoding YceI family protein, translating to MTVTGLAFTTNANNAEPENYKIDNSHSSVHFRIKHLGVSYCYGRFNEIDGRLTMSGDDKNALEITIKADSIDSNDKKRDDHLRGPDFFNVKQFPVISFKSSEFKKSGTDQFKVTGDLTMHGVTKSVTVTLDHIGSGKDPWGGQRTGFEGTFEVKRSDFGISYMPGGLGEDVRIIVALEAIKQ from the coding sequence ATGACTGTCACCGGGCTTGCGTTCACCACGAACGCCAACAATGCCGAGCCTGAAAACTACAAGATCGACAATTCGCACTCCTCCGTCCACTTTCGAATCAAGCACCTGGGTGTCAGTTACTGCTATGGCCGTTTCAATGAAATCGACGGCAGGCTGACGATGTCCGGCGACGATAAAAACGCGCTCGAAATCACCATCAAGGCCGACTCCATCGATAGCAACGACAAGAAGCGCGACGACCACCTTCGCGGGCCGGACTTTTTCAACGTCAAGCAGTTTCCCGTCATCAGCTTCAAGAGCAGCGAGTTCAAGAAAAGCGGGACCGACCAGTTCAAGGTAACCGGCGATCTCACAATGCACGGCGTCACGAAATCCGTCACGGTCACGCTCGATCACATCGGATCGGGCAAGGATCCCTGGGGCGGACAGCGCACCGGCTTCGAAGGCACCTTCGAAGTCAAGCGAAGCGACTTTGGCATCAGCTACATGCCGGGCGGGCTTGGAGAAGATGTCCGGATCATTGTTGCTCTCGAAGCAATCAAACAGTGA
- a CDS encoding 4-(cytidine 5'-diphospho)-2-C-methyl-D-erythritol kinase — protein sequence MTASRIEFSPPAKINLALAVRGRRDDGFHEIESWVVKLDWTDRLWLAPSDALTLEISGAGADSAIGVPGGPDNLVCKAAIAMAQAANRPAEVAIQLTKFIPAGAGLGGGSSDAACTLIGLNELWNLNWSVERLAELGAALGSDVPFFLHRGPMFMAGRGERLSALTMNKAFWVCLILPPFPLSTADVYRAWAACGSAGATAPRSLSPKGPAPLSTAAALADQLFNDLEAPAFALSPALNALHKTLDGLRGVRVRMTGSGSTLFAIFDDRESAEDWRQTAFGCCHDATRFQIVQMQTWA from the coding sequence ATGACGGCATCCCGCATCGAGTTTTCACCACCGGCCAAGATCAATCTCGCGCTGGCGGTGCGCGGTCGACGGGACGACGGTTTTCACGAGATCGAGTCGTGGGTGGTCAAGCTCGATTGGACGGATCGGCTGTGGCTGGCGCCGTCGGACGCGCTGACTCTCGAAATCAGCGGCGCTGGCGCAGACTCAGCGATCGGCGTTCCCGGCGGCCCTGACAATCTCGTCTGCAAAGCGGCCATCGCGATGGCGCAGGCGGCTAATCGGCCTGCCGAGGTTGCGATTCAGCTGACCAAATTCATACCGGCGGGCGCGGGTCTGGGTGGCGGCAGCAGTGATGCGGCGTGCACACTGATCGGTCTGAATGAACTCTGGAATCTGAATTGGTCAGTGGAGCGTCTGGCGGAACTCGGCGCGGCACTGGGTTCGGACGTTCCATTTTTCCTTCATCGCGGGCCGATGTTCATGGCGGGGCGCGGCGAACGACTATCGGCGCTCACGATGAACAAGGCATTCTGGGTCTGTCTGATTCTGCCTCCTTTTCCGCTTTCGACCGCGGACGTCTATCGCGCGTGGGCGGCGTGCGGATCCGCCGGCGCGACGGCGCCTCGGAGCCTATCGCCGAAGGGGCCCGCGCCCTTATCCACTGCCGCGGCGCTCGCCGATCAGTTGTTCAACGATCTCGAAGCGCCGGCGTTCGCACTGTCCCCGGCGCTGAATGCGCTGCACAAAACGCTCGACGGTCTGCGTGGTGTCCGCGTCCGAATGACGGGTAGCGGAAGCACGCTCTTCGCGATTTTTGATGATCGTGAATCGGCGGAGGATTGGCGACAGACCGCATTTGGCTGTTGTCACGACGCGACGCGTTTTCAGATCGTTCAAATGCAGACGTGGGCATGA
- a CDS encoding transposase, protein MSERRACRVLHQARATQRHRVRIRDDEPRLVQRMIELAGVYGRYGYRRITALLRHEGWCVNRKRIERLWRQAGLKVPK, encoded by the coding sequence GTGTCAGAGCGTCGGGCGTGTCGGGTACTCCATCAGGCCAGGGCGACACAGCGTCATCGGGTGCGCATTCGCGATGATGAGCCGCGGCTGGTTCAACGGATGATCGAACTGGCCGGCGTGTACGGCCGTTATGGTTACCGCAGGATCACGGCGTTGCTGCGGCACGAAGGCTGGTGTGTGAACCGCAAGCGGATCGAACGACTCTGGCGTCAGGCGGGACTCAAGGTGCCGAAG
- a CDS encoding zinc ABC transporter substrate-binding protein: MSRPCRCCIVASCLTAIALIGCREENPALGGDANKNRNASTEDLHRTPPAARFKITCTTGMITDTVRRIASDRADVLGIIGEGVDPHLYQATRSDVLALTSADVVYYNGLLLEGRMTDTFIKVARQRPVYAVTDLIDESILIVPAALGGHPDPHVWMDPSLWSICAKQVAITLGNLDPPRRETFVANHAKFAEELTQLDAYARKCLDSVPERSRVLVTAHDAFRYFARAYGMEVHGIQGISTESEAGIADINRLVDLLVTREVKAVFIESSVSDKNIRALIEGAAARGHTVTIGGTLYSDAMGKPGTYEGTYVGMIDHNVTTITRSLGGDAPIRGLHGKLSFEK, from the coding sequence ATGTCCCGCCCCTGCCGTTGCTGTATCGTCGCCTCGTGCCTGACGGCCATCGCCCTGATCGGTTGTCGCGAAGAGAACCCGGCACTCGGGGGCGACGCCAACAAGAACCGAAACGCTTCGACTGAAGATTTGCATCGAACGCCGCCGGCCGCCAGATTCAAGATCACCTGCACCACTGGCATGATCACAGACACCGTCCGCCGAATTGCGTCGGACCGGGCGGACGTCCTGGGCATCATCGGGGAAGGTGTCGATCCACATCTGTACCAAGCCACGCGATCGGATGTCCTTGCACTGACGTCGGCGGATGTCGTCTATTACAACGGCCTCCTGCTTGAGGGCCGGATGACCGATACCTTTATTAAGGTTGCCCGACAGAGGCCGGTGTATGCCGTAACCGATCTCATCGACGAGAGCATACTGATCGTGCCGGCCGCCCTCGGCGGGCATCCGGATCCTCACGTCTGGATGGACCCCTCGCTGTGGTCGATCTGTGCCAAGCAGGTCGCCATCACACTGGGCAATCTCGATCCACCGCGGCGAGAGACCTTTGTGGCCAATCACGCCAAATTTGCCGAAGAACTCACGCAGCTCGACGCCTACGCGCGAAAATGCCTGGATTCCGTCCCGGAGCGTAGCCGCGTACTCGTAACCGCCCACGATGCGTTCCGATATTTTGCACGTGCCTACGGCATGGAAGTTCACGGCATTCAAGGCATCAGTACCGAATCTGAAGCCGGCATCGCGGACATCAACCGTCTCGTCGATTTACTGGTGACCCGTGAGGTCAAAGCGGTTTTCATCGAATCGTCGGTCTCCGATAAGAACATTCGTGCGCTCATCGAAGGCGCGGCTGCTCGCGGACATACAGTCACAATCGGCGGAACGCTTTACTCCGACGCCATGGGAAAACCGGGCACCTACGAGGGCACCTATGTCGGAATGATCGATCACAATGTGACCACGATCACCCGATCGCTCGGCGGAGACGCCCCGATCCGGGGCTTGCACGGCAAGCTGTCTTTCGAAAAATGA